The window ACCGCAGGCGCCGAGGGTGTGGCCGAGGAAGCTTTTTTGCGAGCTGATCGGCATGTGTTCGCCGAACAGGCTGCTGGTGGCCTGGGTTTCGGCGATGTCGCCCTGTTCGGTAGCGGTGCCGTGACCGTTGACGTAGCCGATGTCCGACGGTTGTAGCCCGGCGTCTTCCAGCGCCAGTTCCATAGCCCGGCGCATGGTGACTTGTTCGGGACGGGTGGTGTGCTGGCCGTCGGCGTTGCTGCCGAAACCGACGATCTCGGCGTGGATGTGCGCGCCGCGCGCCAAGGCGTGTTCCAGTTCTTCAAGCACCAGCATGCCGCCGCCTTCACCAATCACCAGGCCATCGCGGCCGCTGTCATAAGGGCGTGGGGATAGCTGCGGGGTGTCGTTTTTCAGGCTGGTGGCGTAAAGCGCGTCGAAGACCATGGCTTCGGTCGGACACAGCTCTTCGGCGCCACCGGCGAGCATCAGCGGCAGGCGGCCGAACTTGATCGCTTCGTAGGCATAGCCGATGCCCTGGCTGCCGCTGGTGCAGGCGCTGGAGGTGGGGATCAGTCGGCCGGTGAGACCGAAGAAGATGCTGATGTTCGCCGCCGTGGTGTGCGGCATCATGCGTACATAAGAGTTGGCGTTCAGGCCCTCGGCCACCGAGTTGAGCAGCATGTTGCCGAACGCCTTGATCTCGTCGGTGCTGCCGGTGGATGAACCGCAGGCGACGCCCATACGCCCGTCCTTGATCGATTCGTCACCGAGCAATCCGGCGTCGGTCAGGGCCTGTTCTGCCGCGCCGACCGCCAGTCGTGATACCCGGCCCATGCTGCGCAGTTGCTTGCGCGTCCAGTGGCTCGGCACCTTGAAGTCATCGATAGGGCCGGCCAGACGTGTATTGAGTTCGGTGAAGCGATCCCACTCGTCCATGCGGCGGATACCGCTGCGGTTGGACGCAAAGTTGCAGACGATGGTGTCCCAGTCGCTGCCCAGGGACGTGATGCCGGCCATGCCGGTGACGACGACGCGCTTCATCAGCACAGGCCTCCATTGACGGCCAGAACCTGCCGGGTGATGTACGAGGCTTCCGCCGACATCAGGAAATTCACCGCGCCGGCCACCTCTTCAGGGGTGCCCATGCGTTGTGCAGGGATCATTTTCATCAGTTCTTCCACTGGCACATTTTCGTCGAGCATGGCTGTGTCAATCAAGCCGGGGGCGACACAGTTAACGGTGATTTTGCGCTTGCCCAACTCAATCGCCAATGCCTTGGCCGCGCCGATCAGCCCGGCCTTGGAGGCGCTGTAATTGACCTGGCCACGGTTGCCGATCAAGCCGGACACCGAGGTGATGCAGACAATTCGCCCGGCGGCTCGACGACGGATCATCGGCATCATCACCGGGTGCAGCACGTTGTAGAAACCGTCGAGGTTGGTGCGCATCACCACATCCCAATCATCCTCGCTCAGTGCCGGAAAAGCACCGTCACGCGTCAGCCCGGCGTTGAGCACCACGCCGTAATAGGCGCCGTGGGTTTCCACATCGGTCTCAAGTATCGCTTTGCAGGCGGCGCGGTCGGAGACGTCGAACTGGAGGATGCGCGCCTTGCGTCCCAAGGCTTCGATTTCGGCTTGTACGGCCGTGGCCTCGGTCAGGCCGCTGCGGCAATGCAGCACGATGTCATGCCCGGCCTGGGCCAGACGCAAGGCAATGGCGCGGCCGATGCCACGGCTGGAACCGGTGACCAGTACGGATTCAGTCATGGCTGGGCTCCTTGTGAAGAGCTGAGGGGTTCATGAAGATAGTGGGCCGCCTGAGGCGGGCGATACACGTTCAGACGGGCGGTGGCGTGAATGCCCGGCGCGTTGATGTGGCATTCGAACACGCCCATGCCGTTGTCGTCTTCCAGCGAGCGGATCCCGTGGATGGTCAACTCGGTGCCGGCCGGAAAACTTTCGACGTTGCATTCGAACTTGCGGCTGCCGAGCAGGAAGCCAAGTTCCACCGCATCGCCGCGCTGGCGCGCATGGCAGCCGGCGAAGGCGGCCACGCTTTGGGCCATCAGCTCAATACCGACCCAGGCCGGCAGGCTGCCATCGGGGCGACTGAACAGACCATCGGGTTTGACGGTGAGGCGGGTGTGAATCTGCTCTTCATCGAACGCCAGGATCTGATCGATAAAGATCATGTCGCCAGCGTGGGGCAGCAGTTCGGCGAGCGGCCAGTCAATCATGGGGCGTCTCCGATAATCAGGCTGACGTTGTTGCCACCGAAGGCGAAGGAATTGCTCATCAGGTAGCGAGGTCTTGTGGACGCCAGGCGATCGGCCGGGGTCACCCATTTCAGGGCCGGTAGTTCGGGGTCTGCCTGACCGTCCCAGATATGCGGCGGTAACGCATGCTCGCAATTGTCTGCGCTCAGGCTCAACCAGCAGAACGCAGCCTCCAGCGCGCCAGCCGCGCCGAGGGTGTGGCCGGTCATGGGTTTGGTCGACGAGCAGGGCACACCGGCCGGAAACAGTGCGGCCACTGCCTGACTTTCCATGGCGTCGTTGTGCTGGGTGGCAGTGCCATGCAGGTTCAGGTAGGCGATCTGTTCAGGTTGCAGATTGGCCCGGCTCAACGCCTTGCGCATTGCCTGTTGGGCGCCACGCCCCGTGGGCTCTGGTGCAGAAATGTGGTGCGCATCGGAGCTGGCGCCACTGCCGAACAGGGCGATCGGTTGGCTGTCACCCGCCTGCTTGCTCATCAGGAACAGCACCGCTGCTTCGCCGATGTTGATGCCGTTGCGGTTCACCGAGAACGGATTGCAGCGCTGTCCGGACACCGCTTCCAGCGCTGAAAAACCATTGAGGGTCAGCTTGCACAGGGTGTCGACCCCGCCGCACAACACTACGTCGCACATGCCCAGATCGAGCAGACGCTGGGCGCTCATCAGCGCACGGGCGCTGGAGGTGCAGGCAGTGGAAATCACATACGCCGGGCCGCTCAATTGCAGCCAGTCGGCAAGGAAGTCCGCCGGTGCGCCGAGTTCCTGTTGCTGATAGTCGTACTCTGGCGGGAATTGGTGTTCACGAACGTAATGGGCCAGGCCCTGGCTGGCTTCGTCGATGCCAGAGGTGCTGGTGCCGAGCACGACGCCGATGCGATGGTGACCGTAAGTCTGAATCGCTTGGTCGATGTCCTGACGAATTTGCAGGGCGGCTTCGAGCAACAGTTGGTTGTTGCGGCTGCGTTGTCGGGTCAGCTCGGCGGGGATCGCCGCCAATTCGCCATCCACCGCGCCCACCGGCAACGACCGGTCCGGCACCCAACCGGCTTCGCTGCGCATGCCGGAGCAATCGCCGGCAAACAGGTTGCGCGCGACTTCCTGCTTGTCGCGGCCCAGGGAGCAGATCACCCCGAGCGCGTTCAGGTAGGCCGTCATGGGGTGTCACCGCTCAGGGGTGTGATTTGATAGTTCGGGCCTTTGGGCAGGTTCAATTCGAAGCTCAATGGTCGTGAGTAGTGAACGTCCCAGCGCTCTGGCAGCGAACGTTGCATCCCGTGTTGCCAGGCGGTGGGGTAGTTGCCTGACAGTTCATCTTGTGGAGTCAGCGCAAACAGCAACGCTGCGAACAATTCCCGGGCTTCCGGATTCGGCGGCAGCAGGCCATCAGCCTTCCATTGGTTACCCACCAGTTTCTGGCGTGCCTGCGGAATACCCAGCAAGTCCATCATCGACCAGCGAATGCCAGGTTCTTCACGCTGGATGACCAGCACCCAGTCCTGACGCTGTTCGGCTTGCAGGCGCTGGATGTGCAATTGCAA of the Pseudomonas sp. MAG733B genome contains:
- a CDS encoding beta-ketoacyl-ACP synthase codes for the protein MKRVVVTGMAGITSLGSDWDTIVCNFASNRSGIRRMDEWDRFTELNTRLAGPIDDFKVPSHWTRKQLRSMGRVSRLAVGAAEQALTDAGLLGDESIKDGRMGVACGSSTGSTDEIKAFGNMLLNSVAEGLNANSYVRMMPHTTAANISIFFGLTGRLIPTSSACTSGSQGIGYAYEAIKFGRLPLMLAGGAEELCPTEAMVFDALYATSLKNDTPQLSPRPYDSGRDGLVIGEGGGMLVLEELEHALARGAHIHAEIVGFGSNADGQHTTRPEQVTMRRAMELALEDAGLQPSDIGYVNGHGTATEQGDIAETQATSSLFGEHMPISSQKSFLGHTLGACGALESWFSIEMLNRDLYVHTLNLDEVDPHCGKLDYLRGEFRQMSNRYVMNNNFAFGGVNTSLIFKRWS
- the fabG gene encoding 3-oxoacyl-ACP reductase FabG, whose amino-acid sequence is MTESVLVTGSSRGIGRAIALRLAQAGHDIVLHCRSGLTEATAVQAEIEALGRKARILQFDVSDRAACKAILETDVETHGAYYGVVLNAGLTRDGAFPALSEDDWDVVMRTNLDGFYNVLHPVMMPMIRRRAAGRIVCITSVSGLIGNRGQVNYSASKAGLIGAAKALAIELGKRKITVNCVAPGLIDTAMLDENVPVEELMKMIPAQRMGTPEEVAGAVNFLMSAEASYITRQVLAVNGGLC
- a CDS encoding hotdog family protein, whose product is MIDWPLAELLPHAGDMIFIDQILAFDEEQIHTRLTVKPDGLFSRPDGSLPAWVGIELMAQSVAAFAGCHARQRGDAVELGFLLGSRKFECNVESFPAGTELTIHGIRSLEDDNGMGVFECHINAPGIHATARLNVYRPPQAAHYLHEPLSSSQGAQP
- a CDS encoding beta-ketoacyl-[acyl-carrier-protein] synthase family protein, which translates into the protein MTAYLNALGVICSLGRDKQEVARNLFAGDCSGMRSEAGWVPDRSLPVGAVDGELAAIPAELTRQRSRNNQLLLEAALQIRQDIDQAIQTYGHHRIGVVLGTSTSGIDEASQGLAHYVREHQFPPEYDYQQQELGAPADFLADWLQLSGPAYVISTACTSSARALMSAQRLLDLGMCDVVLCGGVDTLCKLTLNGFSALEAVSGQRCNPFSVNRNGINIGEAAVLFLMSKQAGDSQPIALFGSGASSDAHHISAPEPTGRGAQQAMRKALSRANLQPEQIAYLNLHGTATQHNDAMESQAVAALFPAGVPCSSTKPMTGHTLGAAGALEAAFCWLSLSADNCEHALPPHIWDGQADPELPALKWVTPADRLASTRPRYLMSNSFAFGGNNVSLIIGDAP